ttacctGGCTTCCTTCTTCATCTGTCGTTTCACCTCCTTCTCCCGTTGCAATTCAAATCGTTTCTCATTTGTTAAACCAAAAGAATGCCATTTTGTGTGTATCAAGAATCGTTTTGGATTATTAAAGAACAGACTGCAGTAGGGACATTCGAAATAGGAGTCTGTTGTTGTTCCTGAAAGAATATAAGGCGAAGCTAGTACATTATTTCaattcacccgcgtggctccgctcctgttggacttagcgtaatgatatatatagcctgtagccttcctcgataaatgggctatctaacaccaaaagaatttttcaaatcggaccagtagtttctgagattatgtcaaacaaacaaactcttcagctttagatagataaattattaaataggtaggcTCACCAACAAACATTTTACTTTCCCAGTATTTCTTATACGAATTTTTACGATTAAcaattagttatttatattttgtaaaacaaaCACAAAGAATCActgttttatatgaaaatgattttaattaaacaataactgtcttaccacaaaaaactttagacagggtttaactttaagcgcgggttctctttaatctggttttgtcgtatttcacatagacaactgttaaagtgacagatccttggtttaaagttagtctgtgtttaaattgttttgtggtaagaaCATAAATAACCAACATACCATTATTAATCAACTCTCTAGCGAGAGTCTGCCCAATTTCCGAGTcaaatatattacaattaaacacCGCTTCACTTCTCACACCAAAACAGTCCCTCTGAAAAGGATTATTTGTGTCCGTTTCTACATTTGgcattgtttcttttttaacatCAAGAGTTTCAGGCTTCAGTTcattttttacacatttttttgtatctaatACTTTTCCGTTTTCACTCTGTTCCGTTTCATTTGTCttttcaattattgtattatctgTAAATctattatctgtatttaaaaaatttgtagGGTTGGACAAACTTGATTCCTCTTGCCTGTTCTGCCGAGAGTTAGTGCtgtttataatacttatttctaGCATGCGTAACGTCTTTTCCAAACTACGTTTTCGAGAATCCGAGTCCTTGTAGGATTTCATACTGAAACTATCGCTGAAATCGCTGTATTCTATTTTGTCACTCTCTTTATTTGTGTTAAGAATATTGTTGGTTTTCATACACACTGCGTCTTTACTTGGATTTAAAGCTACGTCTTTGTTTCTCTGCAAACAGTCCTTAAGAATAACATTGTCTGAATTAGATGTTTCGTTTACATGTTTACTTTTATCAATATCACGTTTTTGACTTAATTTTACTGTCAGATCTAAATTATTATCCATATAGTGTTTAAAATTGTCTATATTTTTCATGTTTCTTGCactattttcattataacTTCCCAATGTGTGTGTGTCTTGATTGTTAAACACGAAATTATGATTAAACTGTTGATAGTTGTTGATATGGCTTGTATCtgcatgtttatattttggtgTCACTTGCGGCACGTTAAGAAATGTTGTTTCTTTATGAAACTTTCTCTCAAATGGAATCCCATAGGGCCCGTTCTGTATGTTCAAATTCATCGGCATCACGTTGTTCTGCCAATGCATCGGATTTTGTGGCAAAAAGTTTTGGGGTAGACCGATCGTCTGGAAATTTGGATAGTGACTTATTCCCGCGTTCATATTTAATCCGTACGAATAGTCTGGTATGTTAAAACCTGGGTTTATTGATTGCGTTAGTTGTTGTGTTGCTTTGTTttgattatttacattattttgtaagttCTGTTCGGATGTCAAATTTGTTTGACCACTAACATCGTTCGGTCCGAATTGATTATTATGCAACATGGTTAAAGGCGCACGGTTTACGTGCTTTGTTTCGATTTCCCAGCTCTCACACTACTAGAAAACATAACTGAACAGAAATACACAAATAACATTTTGACATAatcaaaaaacacaaaatctcAATAGAAAACGAGAGCATTTGCTACAAAATTGTAGCCTGACCACAGATGACAGATTCCACAGAAAAAAACATCTGTTTTGACAGATCATTCATAAACaaaagcacagaatacataatagtcgTAGACAGAGAAACGTAACCGCGACtgagacaaagatagtttgtcaaTGTATAAGTTGAATGTTGCCATGAGTATCCGAGCTCCCGGATGTTTTGGaaagggtaaatatttttaggagcaattaaataaaaccagttacgagatttttcttttgtctttataatcaatttagtagatacaaaaaaatataagcagattgattattgatgacgaaacaatgttaatttcgtgtacacatttcttactttttcattggcttgttcatattttacaatattttgtgagAACCCAATCTTTTCTCCCACTTCGATCCATTAATTACGTAGGTCTGGATCATCTGGAAACAAATCGATAAAcataggttaataataattaatgctcGCAGGTAGTTCAGGttctctaaaattataagtgtaattttatgtcaatcacaattattactatgagaaataataaattaaaatatgttttcgatGCTGGGTTATTATGGGTTATTACTGGGTTATTATGGgatttcatattcatttacTTTCGAGTTTCGCCATATtgtcaaatcaatatttttttattgatgatcggggtattatttttcccgacactggcaacacttacttgttgatgtttataggttattgaatgtaaaaatcGATATTACGCTAATAGTTTCCTTGTTTTAACGCGACTTGTTGTTACTTTAggctaaagtataaataatcatcACTGAGAAACTATAAATAAGGACAATAAAGTCGTACTTACGCGTGAAAAGACACACCCGCAATTTTCTTCTCACTATCGCTTATACATGCAATAACACGACAACGCACCATTCTATTTACTTCGATgtctatattaagataatttcacCGTCTTTTCAATGTACTCGTAtcgattttttactaaataatatccaaAATTCGAACACCAAGCACGATGAAGGCACGAACTGTCAAAGTTTGTTTCGCAACTCAAGTTGCGGATCTTGAAAAATAGGTTACACACTAAGGGACAAAAAATTGGGTATTTGTGTCTTTGTCTTATGCATTTGTTATGGTATTTTCGCTCTCTTTCTTGTGTAAGTGAGAAAGGTATCGTCATTGGGTCTATTAGTTACTCTGTCTACGATAATAGTAGGTAAACGCTacacggacactctccgcctcccgccaaaatttaACACtaacctcaccccgcacgatcatcCTAAAAGTGGTCCGTATTTTTCTACAAGGATGATAGGTACCATGCTAtgtacgcaacgaagattgacaacattaatcaaattgacataaagtaattttaatattctggATTtttgattatcgtttttcgtagaaaatggttagatattgtgctgtttacggatgtatttcatcagaaaaacgcgaattttttttacgctagtcacactaccacagagcaagtaatatgtctctacagtgtgactgtcaaaactaggttaattgctcttaggtcaaaacgataattttgtatggagtgtccggggtgtgaaAAAAGTTCAATTCAACCGAATCAAAGAATGAAAGGATAAAAGAAATGAATTCTAATGAATTCGTTAccaataaattaatcaattcAATAATagtcttttaaatatttgtaaaatcattaaatattatcatcattattgcgtctttatattatttgaatttaaaattcccTAACATACATTATAATCTTTGATTTATAATGATTGAGACCCACAACACATTGAGACTATATCTCTGTATTAATTCGTAGCATTTGTTGAGAAAATATATATGAGgtattgtttaaatatgtttatacatacatattatataaaataaccgcatttatgtaagtacctagcgagatatattatgatgaataaTTACGATTTTAGTCACATCGTAGTGGATTCATGAGAAAAGAATGACCGACTCACACACAGACTCACATGACACATCACAGCTTAGACATCACAGAGTATAGTGTACACTAGACTTTATTATAACAGACGAATGACAGGGTCGGCTGCGGCTGTTCGTCACTCGTCATTCTTGCGAATTGCGGTCTGCCGTctgtcaataatttttttattttaaaacattgtttGTGATAAAGGAACTTGATTATAGTCTAAGAGCAATTAAAGTAGTGTGTTGTGTTTATAtctaaaattgaaatatatttcaaagcatttattatttgtatgtaattagCAAATGGTTTAAATGTGATGGACTGATATTTCCAACAAGATTCGGTGTTATATTTAGAACTATGGCGCTTAGTGCTTTAGCGGAAGAATATTTCAGTACACTCAACCCTATTGCAGCAAAAATTCATGAGGATATAGTTGAAACACGGAATTCCTATGAAAACATTTGGGACTCGCTTTCCGAAAAGGAAAAGGTCTGTATTTTTTGTACCTTTGGaatgcatttaattaaatatatcatctttattaatttattacaattgttAATACATAGTTAAACCTGTGGTTAAACATCGGTTTCACTTTATATAatccataaattaaaatgtaaattgtaaatcatattaatatataacgccgcaaaatatgaacaaaaaatttataatgcgTAACTAACTATATGTTGCGTATTGGTTGTACtacgaatttattaataattaccgTTTCAGGCGGAAATTATAAACGAATCCATTATCAAACCGGATATTGCATTAAAATATGCACTGCTCGATACACTGGATTTCGATATCAACGATCCACCAGTTCACAAAGACGACTTGATGTCTTTCTTTTGCCGTGAACAAGGCTTGAAGATAATACAAGATGAGAACGGTTCATATAGAGATGAATACTCCGCGCCGTTTCTATACCAAACGAAGAGTCAACTGAACTTATGTATTTTCGCCGAAAACCGCAAGAACAAAGACGTCCAGTGTTCTTCGCCACCTCCGGTCATGTCAGAACTAGCGTTATCCCATTCGAAAGTTGTAAACGAACTTAAAAACGCGTTAAAATCTCACGATGTTCTAAAAAGCACATATAAAGACTCGAATAGAGAGGTGGTGTCACCTACAAGTTTTATCAGCAAGTTTATGGGAAATTTTAAACAGAAAGATGAAGAACGAGAGTGTTTGGTGTCCACTGGGCCGGCTCAGATTGTAGCGTCCTCAGATAACTTCTTCCGTACGAACTATAAGAGTCCACAGAATGAGAAATACGAGAAGGACTATCGGAGCAGCGTTGTTAAATCTAGTAGTGGtaagttttcattttaattgtattatattaattactatattcGATTTttggaactactggtccgatttgaaaaaatctttcggtgttagatagcacatttatcaaggaagtctataggctatatattataggagcggagcaatgcgggtaaaacctaagggcacagctagttaattatacaaaacacaaatttaattgctaactatagattaaaaaatagcctatgttactGGGTAAAGATGTATCTTTCTAGtggcaaaataattttttaaaatcagacCAATAGCATTTGTGACAAAACATTGCAAACATacgtacataaatataaatgttttctctttgtattagtttatataacaaattatataattaaaattaaatcattagtTGGGTACATTAAGTacttgattttaatattagaaggtatttaatatttatacattacatAATTGATAAAATCCTAAGCTACTAATAGTTATTGCGTGCAAAAGTTtatgaggatggatgtatgtgtatgtttgttactctttcatgcaaatactactgaacggattacaatgaaatttagcacatgtatagagggtaacttgtaTTAACACATTgtgataggttttatcccgaatcTATTGGGATTTATACCACGGGATCGGGAACTACGCGGGATATTCTTTAAGCAAGCGGGATATTCTGAAaactagtaatatataaacaagACTAATAGTTccatagatatttttttgctGTTTAATCTGCAATCAGTCGCAAGACTATAAGCAGATGTGGTGCCTGCGTGAGATTATTCCATATAGTTCCATAGATTTACAGctgtaaacaaataaaattttataatattagcataagAAATCCCAGATCACTTGGTATAATCTTTAGTATGATGTTCCTATTGTTATTCTATGAATCACTCCTAATTAGAATGCAGTCATTGTTTAAACATTACTCAGTGTTAGATAAAGCATACatagtattatttaaataaatattattacatgaTGACAGTTTGAAACTAGATTTCTTATCCTGCTAGtccttctaatattataaatgtaaagtttgtgaggatgtacATACGtatatatgtttgttactctatATATACTCTAGCGCTGATGGGATTTTCATGATACTTTGCAGTGACTTAGCCTATACATCAGAAAAGCATATAAGCTACAGAaattactactactactaattGCTTGTGAGTTTGTGAGGGTGTTTTTGTCAGCTAGTAGACATATACTTATGcttatggaaatttaattAGCTCTTAAATGCtaagattaaattatttctttgttcTCGTCAGTTTTATTGTGTCAAACTCACTGTGCTGCTACACATACATGAGCAAAAATACGTATTTCCACTTAgtgtacataattttaatataaataaatattattttcagatcTATCAGAAGAGAACCGTGGCCTACTCTCCAGTCAGGCATCGTCTGGTACGGACTTTCATTCAACGGAAACCTTAACAGATTCAGCTTTGCCAAAGACGGGGTACGACTTTTTGGATAACTGGTAAAAAATAATGGAAACTATGCTATTAAAGTATGTTATATCaatgttttaaaacttagaagacttcaatattacatagtaagttttttttagtttGCATCTGTACTAAGACTCGATAATGAAATGagactacattttttttatattcttttttaacttaagctttttttatctgtggtTTTGATATGATATAAGgtgagaaattaaaaaaaaagttcgatCACAAGGCGGGAATAGAATTTGTTCttgctttaaaaatttctcatttattagaattttgaacgaacatataaataaagcGCCGATATATAtacgtccaataaagtattacacgaacattttaaaatgtcacctgtataTACGGACATtgtgatatatttttgaaatgttattttaatacgttattcgatgaataaaatttaaccaaGTATTGAAAAATCAGTCCTAAATGAAATAAGACttgatatcaaaataataagtttGAATCTGAACGAAGACTCGAAAAACGATAGGAAATGagactttttatattttactttaaaataagagattttaaatttaagttatttttatgtatacatACCTCACTTTTTTACTGTCGaacaattttttgtaatacttttttattgaaagCTGGTGCTTTTCATGTgtcataatttaattcaagatCTGAGTGTTTTTAGTTATCTATGATAATGTgtgttagatttttttattaaaaaaaattattgaaaaagatatttaaaaattaatatttattgattatgGCTGGCCATTGAACATTTGCAGAGTCCTGTTTCTAATAGTCtaaatgaattataattatttatatatcaaattgaatacatttgaattttgaataataataaaaggagTAAAATGCAGTTGCAAGTAAGTAACTAGTCTTTTCGTAACTTCTATAAAATAGTTGCACTTATAACATCAATATAAAGAATCGCGAAAATAATGAATGTAGCTTATATGTCGattattttgttatctatTAAAGAGAATACGAATTTCTTGCCAATAGATTATAATCGAAAAAATTGTCTTTTATGACATGatattttctgtaaaaaaattaacacctatctatcttcttcttttttaatCTACCCTCATAAACATCCTCTGCTTATAAGCCGAATGTGTGTAAAAATTGCTGTTTTAAAGAAAAGTAACTTGTTAAGCACTCAATTATCATCAGATTTCAGAATctcataaatataacattaccatagtataaagagaacaaGTTGGCCGAATCCTGGCGTTTAGGGTTTTCACATGtcacatactaatattataaagctgaagagtttgtatgtttgtttgaatgcgctaatctcgggaaatactggtccgatttgaaaagtgCATGTCCATGAGAAGTAACCGAACGGTGTTGTGTGTCACGAGCATAAATATTGCAGattagcaaaaatatctgtcacAGGAACGAGTTCAATAATATCTTTCTGCCTATAtacagcaaaaatatctgaTAGTATCCGCGTACATACAAACGAGCCAAACGGCGCGATGTACCTTTGTTCGAAAATAACCTACTTGTTCTCTTTATACTGTGGTATTACAAtaactttaattatatttatgccTAATATGACGTTATTCTTGAATAGAATTTAAGTAGTAGTCATTTTCTGTATATAGAGATGATTAAGAGCTAGCgcacaagagcaacttttgtctcgtTCACTATtgagtctctcccatcaactctatgggctagtaagaaagtgcgcgcacgtggcgacgcaactccccatacagtttatgggagagactaaatagttgcggagacaaagttgctcttgcgcgctctAAGCTCTAAGAtgatattatagtataaataatagcacAATCGCCAAATGAGCACTTTTGGatatgtttatttcattttgataaacattttgaaa
This is a stretch of genomic DNA from Colias croceus chromosome 29, ilColCroc2.1. It encodes these proteins:
- the LOC123704333 gene encoding zinc finger protein 586-like isoform X2: MLHNNQFGPNDVSGQTNLTSEQNLQNNVNNQNKATQQLTQSINPGFNIPDYSYGLNMNAGISHYPNFQTIGLPQNFLPQNPMHWQNNVMPMNLNIQNGPYGIPFERKFHKETTFLNVPQVTPKYKHADTSHINNYQQFNHNFVFNNQDTHTLGSYNENSARNMKNIDNFKHYMDNNLDLTVKLSQKRDIDKSKHVNETSNSDNVILKDCLQRNKDVALNPSKDAVCMKTNNILNTNKESDKIEYSDFSDSFSMKSYKDSDSRKRSLEKTLRMLEISIINSTNSRQNRQEESSLSNPTNFLNTDNRFTDNTIIEKTNETEQSENGKVLDTKKCVKNELKPETLDVKKETMPNVETDTNNPFQRDCFGVRSEAVFNCNIFDSEIGQTLARELINNGTTTDSYFECPYCSLFFNNPKRFLIHTKWHSFGLTNEKRFELQREKEVKRQMKKEARILEKKQQTEVKKVEEPEDYSCKLCQKTFNTYGSLKNHRQKVHPTRSRNCKICGKSILGWVAMKAHLATHDGADSGFHCPECPKRFKHAHSLAKHRDTHKEKTQACSQCPKKFGSTTLLNIHMKTHERMQRGATFRCTYCGKGYFESFSLAAHERTHRNEKPFQCDICSTRFGTNSSLKRHLKVSHSTNKPFVCSTCHRSFMSEAIRDRHELRYHGNPEDFKYPCNMCPSKYFELKDLKKHLYKVHPKVKRKKHSDSDCSDE
- the LOC123704352 gene encoding uncharacterized protein C1orf198 homolog, yielding MALSALAEEYFSTLNPIAAKIHEDIVETRNSYENIWDSLSEKEKAEIINESIIKPDIALKYALLDTLDFDINDPPVHKDDLMSFFCREQGLKIIQDENGSYRDEYSAPFLYQTKSQLNLCIFAENRKNKDVQCSSPPPVMSELALSHSKVVNELKNALKSHDVLKSTYKDSNREVVSPTSFISKFMGNFKQKDEERECLVSTGPAQIVASSDNFFRTNYKSPQNEKYEKDYRSSVVKSSSDLSEENRGLLSSQASSGTDFHSTETLTDSALPKTGYDFLDNW